One window of Channa argus isolate prfri chromosome 4, Channa argus male v1.0, whole genome shotgun sequence genomic DNA carries:
- the slc10a3 gene encoding P3 protein: protein MRSLFTLFCLFIITGGADRAWATGNLHLDSSNDTELRNDSRYIRIGDGSSLEFEFPENTNGVIVISSQYRNSVAIRTGRQSWKQTVRVRSLDPEVLSILNVTDSGHAGPSKSYIISIRSGFPGRAQLQIQLLDLDQDSEPVLIEERTDYSIRVAPENDDPATRLIQLGGLSHFSENPVLFALLPLIFVNKCAFGCKVEVEVLRGLLKSPVPLLLGVVGQFLVMPLYAYCVSRLTSLPKALSLGLVITCSAPGGGGGYLYSLLLGGDVTLAISMTLVSTVVAAAAMPLSSALYGRLLGVHAALHVPFVKILGTLLFIAIPISLGMLVKLRLPALTRVLLTLIRPFSFVLIIGGIFMAYRMGASILANVSPQIVVVGVTVPLLGLVVGAAMAKMAGLAPPQRKTVSIEVGVQNSLLALAVMQLSFRRAEADFASQAPFIVALSSTSEMLLIVVGYFARRRFCNSPLSRSEA from the coding sequence ATGAGGTCGCTTTTTACgttgttttgtctcttcatTATAACCGGAGGAGCGGACCGGGCGTGGGCCACCGGAAACCTACATTTGGACAGCAGCAACGACACGGAACTAAGGAACGACAGCAGATACATAAGAATCGGGGACGGGTCTTCGCTGGAATTTGAGTTTCCTGAAAACACCAACGGCGTGATTGTAATCTCCAGTCAGTACCGGAACTCTGTGGCCATCAGGACCGGCCGTCAGAGCTGGAAGCAGACTGTAAGAGTTCGGTCCCTGGACCCGGAGGTCCTTTCTATCCTTAATGTGACTGATAGTGGACATGCAGGTCCAAGTAAGAGCTACATTATCAGTATTCGCTCCGGATTTCCAGGCAGGGCTCAGTTGCAGATCCAGCTCCTGGACCTAGACCAGGACTCAGAGCCGGTTCTGATCGAGGAGAGGACGGATTACTCCATCAGAGTGGCGCCCGAAAACGATGACCCAGCCACCCGGCTGATCCAGTTGGGTGGCCTCTCCCACTTCTCTGAGAACCCTGTGCTCTTTGCCCTGCTGCCCCTCATCTTTGTCAACAAGTGTGCCTTTGGGTGCAAAGTGGAGGTGGAAGTGCTCCGGGGTCTGCTGAAGAGCCCTGTGCCGCTGCTCTTAGGGGTTGTAGGCCAGTTTCTGGTGATGCCATTGTATGCTTACTGTGTGTCCAGGCTGACTTCACTGCCCAAAGCACTTTCCCTGGGCCTGGTGATCACCTGCTCTGCCCCAGGGGGTGGGGGTGGCTACTTGTACAGCCTGCTTCTCGGTGGAGATGTCACCCTGGCTATTTCCATGACCCTGGTCTCCAcggtggtggcagcagcagccatgCCTTTGTCATCAGCTCTGTATGGCCGTCTGCTGGGTGTGCATGCCGCCCTCCACGTCCCATTTGTGAAGATCCTCGGGACCCTCCTGTTCATCGCCATTCCCATCTCGCTGGGCATGCTGGTCAAGCTGCGGCTGCCTGCCCTCACACGAGTCCTGCTAACTCTCATTAGACCCTTCAGTTTTGTGCTTATCATAGGTGGCATCTTCATGGCCTACCGAATGGGTGCATCCATCCTGGCCAATGTCAGTCCCCAGATTGTTGTAGTGGGTGTGACTGTGCCTTTACTGGGACtggtggttggagctgccaTGGCAAAGATGGCAGGCCTGGCCCCTCCACAGAGGAAGACCGTTAGTATTGAGGTGGGTGTCCAAAACAGCTTGCTGGCCCTTGCCGTCATGCAGCTGTCCTTCCGCCGGGCAGAGGCCGACTTTGCGTCCCAGGCACCCTTCATCGTGGCCCTCAGCAGCACCTCAGAGATGCTGCTCATTGTTGTGGGATATTTTGCCCGTCGGAGGTTTTGCAATTCTCCCCTCTCCAGGAGTGAAGCTTGA
- the chmp1a gene encoding charged multivesicular body protein 1a: MDDTLFQLKFTSKQLERLAKKAEKESEKEQAKVKKALQQKNVECARVYAENAIRKKNEGLNWLRMASRVDAVASKVQTAVTMKGVTKNMAQVTKSLDKALNSMDLQKVSAVMDKFESQVQNLDVHTSVMEDSMSSAMTLTTPQEQVDDLIHQIAEQNGLEVMDKLSQLPAGATSVAAESSRSQDKEEQLSRRLAALRN; this comes from the exons ATGGATG ACACGCTCTTCCAATTAAAG tttacatCAAAACAGCTTGAGAGACTGGCCAAAAAGGCAGAGAAGGAATCTGAAAAGGAGCAGGCCAAGGTCAAGAAG GCTTTGCAGCAGAAAAATGTGGAATGTGCCCGAGTGTATGCAGAGAATGCCATCCGGAAGAAAAATGAAGGTCTTAATTGGCTGCGCATGGCGTCCCGAGTCGACGCTGTGGCCTCTAAAGTCCAGACTGCTGTCACCATGAAGGGA GTGACCAAAAACATGGCTCAGGTGACCAAATCTTTGGACAAAGCTCTAAATTCTATGGACCTCCAGAAAGTTTCTGCGGTCATGGATAAATTTGAAAGTCAAGTACAAAACCTTGATGTCCACACCTCG GTGATGGAGGACTCCATGAGCTCAGCAATGACACTGACCACGCCTCAAGAGCAAGTGGATGACCTGATCCACCAAATTGCAGAGCAGAATGGCCTGGAGGTGATGGACAAGCTCAGCCAGCTGCCAGCAGGGGCCACTTCAGTGGCTGCAGAAAGCTCACGGAGCCAAGACAAGGAGGAACAGCTGTCTCGACG GTTGGCTGCTCTGCGGAATTGA